Proteins from a single region of Fundulus heteroclitus isolate FHET01 chromosome 12, MU-UCD_Fhet_4.1, whole genome shotgun sequence:
- the LOC105926900 gene encoding membrane-associated phosphatidylinositol transfer protein 2 isoform X6, producing MLIKEYRIPMPMSVEEYRIAQLYMIQKKSREETCGEGSGVEILKNKPYTDGPGGAGQYTHKVYHIGMHIPSWFRSILPKAALRVEEESWNAYPYTRTRYTCPFVEKFSIDIETYYKPDTGNQADVFNLSATDKRQRTIDPIDIVTDPIPPHEYKAEEDPRLYKSVKTQRGPLQDDWIEEYNNNSGKTPIMCAYKLCKVEFRYWGMQSKIERFIHDVGLRKVMVRAHRQAWCWQDEWYGLTIEDIRQLELETQLALATKMAQFCQAEEATEANGSAPSPDKEQEAKEAISSIEAEETVTRSVETLQPRGVLTKQWSTSSRSSRSSKRGVSPSRHSLSEWRMQSIARDSDDSSDEEFFDAHEDLSDGEEVFPKEITKWNSNDLMDKIDAAETEETPEHFKEMSVDYERTESEDRLDEMRDSLSGQADSSPIPTITVTRHLSESSSQQCLQPSKIHVLILVLHGGNILDTGGGDQSSKQADVNTISTAFDTVMRVHYPAALGHIAIRLVPCPAICAEAFSLVSNLSPYSYDEGCLSSSQDHIPLAALPLLATSSPQYQDAVATVIVRANQVYADFIKSLDGAAFSGQVCLIGDCVGGILGFDALCNSTPTVNESQNSSRRGSVISVQDQDLLSPGIIVNSGHGSSSPTLEGSRHLSRSNIDIPRASSGDEAKRQLPRKRSDSSTYELDTIKQHQAFLSSLHSSVLRSDAVSRRSSSSTMLDGASLGKFDFEVSDFFLFGSPLGLVLALRKTVIPMLDVAQLRPACQQVYNLFHPADPSASRLEPLLERKFHLLPPFSVPRYQRFPLGDGNSALLVETVQSNAQLLLDSGPPLSFRCQETISETCIPVPVLNWQETSLKATPTTFESDVVQSHGGVFMDSSYPSSPIMGPLSRGQRRASEISIASQVSGMADSFTATSIANIAARWWGTKRLDFALYCPDALTAFPTVALPHLFHASYWESTDVVSFLLRQVMRHENSSILELDGKEVSEFTPSTPREKWNRKRTHVKIRNVTANHRVNDSVFTEGGPQVITGRFLYGPLDMVTLAGEKVDLHIMTQPPSGEWVYFGTQTTQSSGRVSFTIAENKRLGVGVYPVKMVVRGDHTFADSYLTVVPRGTEFVVFSIDGSFAASVSIMGSDPKVRAGAVDVVRHWQDLGYLIIYVTGRPDMQKQRVVAWLSQHNFPHGIVSFCDGLVHDPLRHKANFLKTLTESNMKISAGYGSTKDISVYTSIGLSPSQIYIVGRPSKKMQNQCQFITEGYAAHLSQLEYNHRSRPAKSSSARMVLRKGSFGLGANSDFLRKRNHLLRTISSQPAPSSPTGGVHNRPERTQSQSDSERLERERLERTQSQGAGATQRSMSITASCWGRSSSTKLEPFPFNPK from the exons AAAAAGAGCAGAGAAGAGACCTGCGGCGAAGGCAGTGGGGTAGAGATCCTCAAGAATAAGCCGTACACAGATGGACCAGGTGGGGCGGGTCAGTACACCCACAAGGTCTACCACATCGGCATGCACATACCCAGCTGGTTCCGCTCCATCCTGCCCAAAGCAGCTCTGAGGGTCGAAGAGGAGTCCTGGAATGCCTACCCTTACACCCGAACGAG ATACACCTGTCCCTTTGTCGAGAAGTTCTCCATTGACATCGAGACCTACTACAAGCCCGACACCGGCAACCAAGCAGATGTCTTTAACCTGTCTGCAACAGACAAGAGGCAAAGGACTATTG ACCCAATCGACATAGTGACCGATCCCATCCCCCCACACGAGTACAAGGCAGAGGAGGACCCGAGGCTCTACAAGTCGGTGAAGACCCAGAGGGGCCCCCTGCAGGATGACTGGATAGAGGAGTACAACAACAACTCAGGGAAGACTCCCATCATGTGTGCCTACAAACTTTGCAAAGTGGAGTTTCGCTACTGGGGCATGCAGTCCAAGATCGAACGCTTCATTCACGATGTTG GGCTCAGGAAGGTGATGGTGCGCGCCCACCGGCAGGCCTGGTGCTGGCAGGACGAGTGGTACGGTCTGACCATTGAGGACATCAGGCAGCTGGAGCTGGAAACCCAGCTGGCCCTGGCCACCAAGATGGCCCAGTTCTGCCAGGCCGAGGAGGCCACCGAGGCCAACGGCAGCGCTCCGTCTCCAGACAAAGAGCAGGAGGCGAAGGAGGCAATCAGCTCCATCGAGGCCGAGGAGACGGTCACTAGATCCGTGGAGACTCTCCAGCCGCGAGGCGTCCTCACCAAGCAGTGGTCCACCTCGTCCAGGTCCTCCCGCTCATCCAAGAGAGGAG TGAGCCCGTCGCGTCACAGCCTCTCAGAGTGGAGGATGCAGAGCATAGCGCGGGATTCAGACGACAGCTCGGACGAGGAGTTCTTCGACGCTCATG AGGATCTCTCGGATGGCGAGGAGGTTTTCCCCAAAGAAATCACCAAGTGGAACTCCAACGACCTCATGGACAAGATCGACGCTGCGGAAACGGAGGAAACTCCCG AGCACTTTAAGGAAATGAGCGTCGACTACGAAAGAACGGAGAGCGAGGACAGACTGGACGAG ATGCGCGACTCTCTTAGCGGCCAAGCCGATAGCTCTCCCATTCCCACCATCACGGTAACAAGGCACCTGTCA GAGAGCTCGTCTCAGCAGTGTCTGCAGCCGTCCAAGATCCACGTGCTGATACTGGTGCTGCACGGAGGCAACATCCTGGACACGGGCGGAGGGGACCAGAGCAGCAAGCAGGCCGACGTCAACACGATCAGCACAGCTTTTGACACAGTCATGCGCGTCCACTACCCCGCTGCGCTGGGGCACATCGCCATCCGCTTGGTGCCCTGCCCCGCCATCTGCGCCGAGGCCTTCTCTCTGGTCTCCAA CCTGAGCCCTTACAGCTATGATGAGGGCTGTCTGTCCAGCAGCCAGGACCACATCCCGCTCGCAGCTCTGCCTCTGCTGGCTACCTCATCCCCACAGTACCAGGACGCCGTGGCCACCGTCATTGTTCGCGCCAACCAGGTGTACGCTGACTTTATTAAGTCTCTGGATGGAGCAGCCTTCTCTGGCCAG GTTTGTCTCATTGGGGACTGTGTGGGAGGAATATTGGGATTTGATGCTCTCTGCAACAGCACCCCCACAGTGAATGAAAGCCAGAACAGCAGCCGTAGGGGCAGTGTCATCAGCGTGCAG GACCAGGACCTTCTCTCCCCGGGCATCATCGTCAACAGCGGGCATGGATCGTCATCTCCAACGCTGGAGGGCAGCCGCCACCTCAGTCGCAGTAACATCGACATTCCTCGTGCCAGCTCAGGCGACGAGGCCAAGAGGCAGCTGCCGCGCAAGAGAAGCGACTCCTCCACCTACGAGCTGGACACAATTAAGCAGCACCAAGCTTTCCTGTCCAG CTTGCACTCCAGCGTCCTGCGGAGTGACGCGGTGTCCCGCAGGTCGAGCAGCAGCACCATGCTGGACGGCGCCTCCCTGGGGAAGTTTGACTTCGAGGTGTCGGACTTCTTCCTCTTTGGGTCTCCCCTGGGCTTGGTGCTGGCCCTGAGGAAGACTGTAATCCCCATGCTGGACG TGGCCCAGCTGAGGCCGGCCTGTCAGCAGGTCTATAACTTGTTCCATCCAGCTGATCCCTCCGCCTCCCGCCTGGAGCCTCTGTTGGAGCGGAAGTTTcacctcctccctcccttcaGCGTCCCCCGCTACCAACGCTTCCCCCTTGGAGACGGAAACTCCGCCTTGCTGG TGGAGACAGTCCAGAGCAACGCTCAGCTGCTACTTGATAGCGGGCCCCCCCTGTCCTTTCGCTGTCAGGAGACCATCAGTGAGACCTGCATCCCTGTTCCCGTGCTAAACTGGCAGGAGACCTCCCTGAAAGCCACACCCACCACCTTTGAGT CAGATGTTGTTCAGTCTCATGGTGGTGTCTTCATGGACAGTTCGTACCCCTCATCCCCCATAATGGGCCCCCTCTCCCGGGGCCAGCGGAGGGCCAGTGAGATCAGCATTGCCAGCCAGGTCTCAGGAATGGCAGACAGTTTCACTGCCACCAGCATAGCCAACA TTGCAGCTCGTTGGTGGGGCACAAAGCGTCTGGACTTTGCTCTGTACTGCCCCGATGCTCTGACCGCCTTTCCAACGGTGGCTTTGCCGCACCTCTTTCACGCATCCTACTGGGAATCCACAGATGTTGTGTCTTTCCTCCTCAGGCAG GTCATGAGGCATGAAAACTCGAGCATTCTGGAGCTGGATGGGAAAGAAGTGTCTGAGTTTACTCCCTCTACACCGCGGGAAAAGTGGAACCGGAAGAGGACCCACGTCAAGATCAGG AATGTGACGGCCAACCATCGTGTCAACGACTCGGTGTTCACCGAAGGAGGCCCGCAGGTCATCACAGGTCGCTTCCTGTACGGCCCTCTGGACATGGTGACTCTGGCGGGGGAGAAG GTGGACCTTCACATCATGACCCAGCCTCCATCGGGAGAGTGGGTGTACTTCGGCACACAGACCACTCAAAGCAGCGGCCGCGTGTCGTTTACCATCGCGGAGAACAAGCGTCTAGGCGTCGGAGTCTACCCTGTAAAAATGGTTGTCAG GGGCGACCACACGTTCGCAGACAGCTACCTGACCGTCGTCCCGCGTGGCACCGAGTTCGTGGTGTTCAGCATCGACGGCTCGTTCGCTGCCAGCGTGTCGATCATGGGCAGCGATCCCAAAGTGAGGGCAGGAGCTGTGGACGTCGTCAG GCACTGGCAGGATTTAGGGTATCTGATCATCTACGTGACGGGACGTCCCGACATGCAGAAGCAGCGGGTGGTGGCCTGGCTGTCACAGCACAACTTCCCACACGGCATCGTCTCCTTCTGTGACGGACTGGTCCATGACCCACTCAGACACAAGGCCAACTTCCTCAAAACCCTGACAGAG TCGAACATGAAGATCTCCGCTGGATACGGCTCGACCAAAGACATCTCCGTCTACACCTCCATCGGCCTTTCTCCTTCTCAAATCTACATCGTCGGCAGACCCTCGAAGAAGATGCAGAACCAGTGCCAG TTCATCACAGAGGGCTATGCGGCCCATCTGTCCCAGCTGGAGTACAACCACCGCTCTCGGCCCGCCAAGTCCAGCAGCGCCCGCATGGTCCTGCGTAAGGGAAGCTTCGGCCTGGGCGCCAACAGCGACTTCCTGAGGAAACGAAACCACCTGCTGCGCACCATCTCCTCCCAGCCGGCCCCCAGCTCCCCGACCGGCGGCGTCCACAACCGGCCCGAGCGCACGCAGAGCCAGTCGGACAGCGAGCGTCTGGAGCGGGAGCGTCTGGAGCGGACCCAGAGCCAGGGCGCCGGCGCCACGCAGCGCAGCATGAGCATCACGGCGAGCTGCTGGggccgcagcagcagcaccaaGCTGGAGCCGTTCCCCTTCAACCCCAAGTGA
- the LOC105926900 gene encoding membrane-associated phosphatidylinositol transfer protein 2 isoform X1: MLIKEYRIPMPMSVEEYRIAQLYMIQKKSREETCGEGSGVEILKNKPYTDGPGGAGQYTHKVYHIGMHIPSWFRSILPKAALRVEEESWNAYPYTRTRYTCPFVEKFSIDIETYYKPDTGNQADVFNLSATDKRQRTIDPIDIVTDPIPPHEYKAEEDPRLYKSVKTQRGPLQDDWIEEYNNNSGKTPIMCAYKLCKVEFRYWGMQSKIERFIHDVGLRKVMVRAHRQAWCWQDEWYGLTIEDIRQLELETQLALATKMAQFCQAEEATEANGSAPSPDKEQEAKEAISSIEAEETVTRSVETLQPRGVLTKQWSTSSRSSRSSKRGVSPSRHSLSEWRMQSIARDSDDSSDEEFFDAHEDLSDGEEVFPKEITKWNSNDLMDKIDAAETEETPEHFKEMSVDYERTESEDRLDEMRDSLSGQADSSPIPTITVTRHLSESSSQQCLQPSKIHVLILVLHGGNILDTGGGDQSSKQADVNTISTAFDTVMRVHYPAALGHIAIRLVPCPAICAEAFSLVSNLSPYSYDEGCLSSSQDHIPLAALPLLATSSPQYQDAVATVIVRANQVYADFIKSLDGAAFSGQVCLIGDCVGGILGFDALCNSTPTVNESQNSSRRGSVISVQDQDLLSPGIIVNSGHGSSSPTLEGSRHLSRSNIDIPRASSGDEAKRQLPRKRSDSSTYELDTIKQHQAFLSSLHSSVLRSDAVSRRSSSSTMLDGASLGKFDFEVSDFFLFGSPLGLVLALRKTVIPMLDVAQLRPACQQVYNLFHPADPSASRLEPLLERKFHLLPPFSVPRYQRFPLGDGNSALLVETVQSNAQLLLDSGPPLSFRCQETISETCIPVPVLNWQETSLKATPTTFESDVVQSHGGVFMDSSYPSSPIMGPLSRGQRRASEISIASQVSGMADSFTATSIANTKSDQLNQSSKLSLLSQLALTSQNIFFLKNPPKSCKKAKANPAAGPPDGDVCPNPDAELDSSECLSPTSQDETMESPILAYAINELVLLDSQAEVDQVAARWWGTKRLDFALYCPDALTAFPTVALPHLFHASYWESTDVVSFLLRQVMRHENSSILELDGKEVSEFTPSTPREKWNRKRTHVKIRNVTANHRVNDSVFTEGGPQVITGRFLYGPLDMVTLAGEKVDLHIMTQPPSGEWVYFGTQTTQSSGRVSFTIAENKRLGVGVYPVKMVVRGDHTFADSYLTVVPRGTEFVVFSIDGSFAASVSIMGSDPKVRAGAVDVVRHWQDLGYLIIYVTGRPDMQKQRVVAWLSQHNFPHGIVSFCDGLVHDPLRHKANFLKTLTESNMKISAGYGSTKDISVYTSIGLSPSQIYIVGRPSKKMQNQCQFITEGYAAHLSQLEYNHRSRPAKSSSARMVLRKGSFGLGANSDFLRKRNHLLRTISSQPAPSSPTGGVHNRPERTQSQSDSERLERERLERTQSQGAGATQRSMSITASCWGRSSSTKLEPFPFNPK, encoded by the exons AAAAAGAGCAGAGAAGAGACCTGCGGCGAAGGCAGTGGGGTAGAGATCCTCAAGAATAAGCCGTACACAGATGGACCAGGTGGGGCGGGTCAGTACACCCACAAGGTCTACCACATCGGCATGCACATACCCAGCTGGTTCCGCTCCATCCTGCCCAAAGCAGCTCTGAGGGTCGAAGAGGAGTCCTGGAATGCCTACCCTTACACCCGAACGAG ATACACCTGTCCCTTTGTCGAGAAGTTCTCCATTGACATCGAGACCTACTACAAGCCCGACACCGGCAACCAAGCAGATGTCTTTAACCTGTCTGCAACAGACAAGAGGCAAAGGACTATTG ACCCAATCGACATAGTGACCGATCCCATCCCCCCACACGAGTACAAGGCAGAGGAGGACCCGAGGCTCTACAAGTCGGTGAAGACCCAGAGGGGCCCCCTGCAGGATGACTGGATAGAGGAGTACAACAACAACTCAGGGAAGACTCCCATCATGTGTGCCTACAAACTTTGCAAAGTGGAGTTTCGCTACTGGGGCATGCAGTCCAAGATCGAACGCTTCATTCACGATGTTG GGCTCAGGAAGGTGATGGTGCGCGCCCACCGGCAGGCCTGGTGCTGGCAGGACGAGTGGTACGGTCTGACCATTGAGGACATCAGGCAGCTGGAGCTGGAAACCCAGCTGGCCCTGGCCACCAAGATGGCCCAGTTCTGCCAGGCCGAGGAGGCCACCGAGGCCAACGGCAGCGCTCCGTCTCCAGACAAAGAGCAGGAGGCGAAGGAGGCAATCAGCTCCATCGAGGCCGAGGAGACGGTCACTAGATCCGTGGAGACTCTCCAGCCGCGAGGCGTCCTCACCAAGCAGTGGTCCACCTCGTCCAGGTCCTCCCGCTCATCCAAGAGAGGAG TGAGCCCGTCGCGTCACAGCCTCTCAGAGTGGAGGATGCAGAGCATAGCGCGGGATTCAGACGACAGCTCGGACGAGGAGTTCTTCGACGCTCATG AGGATCTCTCGGATGGCGAGGAGGTTTTCCCCAAAGAAATCACCAAGTGGAACTCCAACGACCTCATGGACAAGATCGACGCTGCGGAAACGGAGGAAACTCCCG AGCACTTTAAGGAAATGAGCGTCGACTACGAAAGAACGGAGAGCGAGGACAGACTGGACGAG ATGCGCGACTCTCTTAGCGGCCAAGCCGATAGCTCTCCCATTCCCACCATCACGGTAACAAGGCACCTGTCA GAGAGCTCGTCTCAGCAGTGTCTGCAGCCGTCCAAGATCCACGTGCTGATACTGGTGCTGCACGGAGGCAACATCCTGGACACGGGCGGAGGGGACCAGAGCAGCAAGCAGGCCGACGTCAACACGATCAGCACAGCTTTTGACACAGTCATGCGCGTCCACTACCCCGCTGCGCTGGGGCACATCGCCATCCGCTTGGTGCCCTGCCCCGCCATCTGCGCCGAGGCCTTCTCTCTGGTCTCCAA CCTGAGCCCTTACAGCTATGATGAGGGCTGTCTGTCCAGCAGCCAGGACCACATCCCGCTCGCAGCTCTGCCTCTGCTGGCTACCTCATCCCCACAGTACCAGGACGCCGTGGCCACCGTCATTGTTCGCGCCAACCAGGTGTACGCTGACTTTATTAAGTCTCTGGATGGAGCAGCCTTCTCTGGCCAG GTTTGTCTCATTGGGGACTGTGTGGGAGGAATATTGGGATTTGATGCTCTCTGCAACAGCACCCCCACAGTGAATGAAAGCCAGAACAGCAGCCGTAGGGGCAGTGTCATCAGCGTGCAG GACCAGGACCTTCTCTCCCCGGGCATCATCGTCAACAGCGGGCATGGATCGTCATCTCCAACGCTGGAGGGCAGCCGCCACCTCAGTCGCAGTAACATCGACATTCCTCGTGCCAGCTCAGGCGACGAGGCCAAGAGGCAGCTGCCGCGCAAGAGAAGCGACTCCTCCACCTACGAGCTGGACACAATTAAGCAGCACCAAGCTTTCCTGTCCAG CTTGCACTCCAGCGTCCTGCGGAGTGACGCGGTGTCCCGCAGGTCGAGCAGCAGCACCATGCTGGACGGCGCCTCCCTGGGGAAGTTTGACTTCGAGGTGTCGGACTTCTTCCTCTTTGGGTCTCCCCTGGGCTTGGTGCTGGCCCTGAGGAAGACTGTAATCCCCATGCTGGACG TGGCCCAGCTGAGGCCGGCCTGTCAGCAGGTCTATAACTTGTTCCATCCAGCTGATCCCTCCGCCTCCCGCCTGGAGCCTCTGTTGGAGCGGAAGTTTcacctcctccctcccttcaGCGTCCCCCGCTACCAACGCTTCCCCCTTGGAGACGGAAACTCCGCCTTGCTGG TGGAGACAGTCCAGAGCAACGCTCAGCTGCTACTTGATAGCGGGCCCCCCCTGTCCTTTCGCTGTCAGGAGACCATCAGTGAGACCTGCATCCCTGTTCCCGTGCTAAACTGGCAGGAGACCTCCCTGAAAGCCACACCCACCACCTTTGAGT CAGATGTTGTTCAGTCTCATGGTGGTGTCTTCATGGACAGTTCGTACCCCTCATCCCCCATAATGGGCCCCCTCTCCCGGGGCCAGCGGAGGGCCAGTGAGATCAGCATTGCCAGCCAGGTCTCAGGAATGGCAGACAGTTTCACTGCCACCAGCATAGCCAACA CCAAATCAGACCAGCTTAACCAATCCAGTAAACTCAGTCTGTTGTCCCAACTTGCCCTTACATCCCAAAACATATTCTTCCTGAAAAATCCTCCCAAATCCTGCAAAAAAGCCAAAGCCAACCCGGCCGCAGGACCTCCTGACGGAGACGTGTGTCCCAACCCGGACGCTGAGCTAGACTCAAGCGAGTGTCTAAGTCCCACCTCCCAGGACGAGACCATGGAGTCGCCCATCCTGGCCTATGCTATAAATGAGCTGGTCCTGCTGGACTCCCAAGCGGAAGTCGATCAAG TTGCAGCTCGTTGGTGGGGCACAAAGCGTCTGGACTTTGCTCTGTACTGCCCCGATGCTCTGACCGCCTTTCCAACGGTGGCTTTGCCGCACCTCTTTCACGCATCCTACTGGGAATCCACAGATGTTGTGTCTTTCCTCCTCAGGCAG GTCATGAGGCATGAAAACTCGAGCATTCTGGAGCTGGATGGGAAAGAAGTGTCTGAGTTTACTCCCTCTACACCGCGGGAAAAGTGGAACCGGAAGAGGACCCACGTCAAGATCAGG AATGTGACGGCCAACCATCGTGTCAACGACTCGGTGTTCACCGAAGGAGGCCCGCAGGTCATCACAGGTCGCTTCCTGTACGGCCCTCTGGACATGGTGACTCTGGCGGGGGAGAAG GTGGACCTTCACATCATGACCCAGCCTCCATCGGGAGAGTGGGTGTACTTCGGCACACAGACCACTCAAAGCAGCGGCCGCGTGTCGTTTACCATCGCGGAGAACAAGCGTCTAGGCGTCGGAGTCTACCCTGTAAAAATGGTTGTCAG GGGCGACCACACGTTCGCAGACAGCTACCTGACCGTCGTCCCGCGTGGCACCGAGTTCGTGGTGTTCAGCATCGACGGCTCGTTCGCTGCCAGCGTGTCGATCATGGGCAGCGATCCCAAAGTGAGGGCAGGAGCTGTGGACGTCGTCAG GCACTGGCAGGATTTAGGGTATCTGATCATCTACGTGACGGGACGTCCCGACATGCAGAAGCAGCGGGTGGTGGCCTGGCTGTCACAGCACAACTTCCCACACGGCATCGTCTCCTTCTGTGACGGACTGGTCCATGACCCACTCAGACACAAGGCCAACTTCCTCAAAACCCTGACAGAG TCGAACATGAAGATCTCCGCTGGATACGGCTCGACCAAAGACATCTCCGTCTACACCTCCATCGGCCTTTCTCCTTCTCAAATCTACATCGTCGGCAGACCCTCGAAGAAGATGCAGAACCAGTGCCAG TTCATCACAGAGGGCTATGCGGCCCATCTGTCCCAGCTGGAGTACAACCACCGCTCTCGGCCCGCCAAGTCCAGCAGCGCCCGCATGGTCCTGCGTAAGGGAAGCTTCGGCCTGGGCGCCAACAGCGACTTCCTGAGGAAACGAAACCACCTGCTGCGCACCATCTCCTCCCAGCCGGCCCCCAGCTCCCCGACCGGCGGCGTCCACAACCGGCCCGAGCGCACGCAGAGCCAGTCGGACAGCGAGCGTCTGGAGCGGGAGCGTCTGGAGCGGACCCAGAGCCAGGGCGCCGGCGCCACGCAGCGCAGCATGAGCATCACGGCGAGCTGCTGGggccgcagcagcagcaccaaGCTGGAGCCGTTCCCCTTCAACCCCAAGTGA